Proteins from a genomic interval of Gordonia sp. SL306:
- a CDS encoding type IV toxin-antitoxin system AbiEi family antitoxin domain-containing protein: MDEHGDTSSSDMFRRRDALIARGSDDRRLRQELDGGTLIKPWRGVYLPAPESSSADAAYLARVLAACEVAEIDKVVSHQSAAALHGLPLLHPDRSHVHFTVNRASGGHRRGQVLHPARLASADVVSVDGRTVTSLARTAADIARTGNMIQAVCVFDSALRAGATVDELRDVVARNRGRVGNTVARAALPHANPQSESIAESFSRALIVGFDDVPTPVVQHELFTPSGLFVARVDLYWEEDRMVGEVDGRAKYTADLEPGEQPGDRVWDEKRREDAIRDLDETVVRWGWQECMHPERLHALLRRGLDRARRRR; the protein is encoded by the coding sequence ATGGACGAACACGGCGACACCTCGTCGTCGGACATGTTCCGCAGGCGCGACGCGCTCATCGCCCGCGGTTCCGATGACCGGCGACTGCGTCAGGAACTCGACGGCGGCACGCTGATCAAACCGTGGCGCGGCGTCTATCTTCCTGCGCCGGAATCGAGTTCCGCCGACGCCGCCTACCTGGCCCGGGTATTGGCCGCGTGCGAGGTCGCGGAGATCGACAAGGTGGTCAGTCATCAGTCCGCAGCAGCACTCCATGGCCTGCCGCTGCTGCACCCCGACCGTTCCCATGTGCACTTCACCGTGAATCGCGCCTCCGGTGGTCATCGACGGGGACAAGTCCTCCACCCTGCACGACTCGCGTCCGCCGACGTCGTGTCCGTCGACGGACGTACGGTCACCTCGCTCGCCCGCACCGCGGCCGACATCGCACGAACCGGGAACATGATCCAGGCCGTGTGTGTCTTCGATTCCGCACTACGTGCGGGAGCAACAGTCGACGAACTCCGCGACGTCGTGGCTCGCAACCGCGGTCGAGTCGGCAACACCGTGGCGCGCGCGGCCCTCCCCCACGCGAACCCGCAGTCGGAATCCATCGCCGAATCATTCAGTCGGGCACTGATCGTCGGCTTCGACGACGTCCCAACCCCCGTCGTGCAGCACGAGTTGTTCACACCCTCCGGGCTCTTCGTCGCCCGCGTGGACCTCTACTGGGAAGAAGACCGGATGGTCGGGGAGGTCGACGGTCGCGCAAAGTACACCGCCGATCTCGAACCGGGAGAGCAGCCCGGTGACCGGGTCTGGGATGAGAAACGTCGCGAAGACGCCATCCGGGACCTCGACGAGACCGTGGTCCGATGGGGATGGCAGGAGTGCATGCACCCCGAACGACTCCACGCACTCCTCCGCCGCGGCCTGGACCGCGCCCGCAGACGCCGCTGA
- the mftF gene encoding mycofactocin biosynthesis glycosyltransferase MftF (Members of this protein family, MftF, are glycosyltransferases, members of PF00535 (glycosyl transferase family 2). The encoding gene is found as part of the mycofactocin cassette, in Mycobacterium tuberculosis, many other Actinobacteria, and occasional members of other lineages. Mycofactocin itself, a putative redox carrier, is a heavily modified derivative of the C-terminal Val-Tyr dipeptide of the mycofactocin precursor MftA (TIGR03969).), with translation MTAVEKELPPTAAVDHSLPDGFQVQIDMRCAPHKDLRYLVGGSPTRMLRLTDAALGMTSADGRIEVVDAATRSLARRLLDSGIANPRPMFGPRPENVTVVVPVRGNQPGVDRLLQAVSGAKVIVVDDGSDVPLRACGRDVTLIRFDENRGPSAARNAGAAAATTDFVAFLDSDVVPPADWLTMLLGHFSDPAVGIVAPRIVGLSRDDCDVSLSERYENGYSSLDMGPNECSVVPGSRVPYVPSAAMLVRRSAFQDFDETLRVAEDVDLCWRTHKAGWRVRYDPVAQVSHDHRTGMRSVLDRRRYYGTGASYLADRHGGFAAPVVMSVPMAVAVVALMTRTKIGLAIAMIILGQIGMRLRRRLGELPDAPIVATQMTGRAVGFGLLQAAGAICRHYWPVAVILAIVSARFRRLAVEVAIAEGMVSWVRQVVAEPEAGPALGPVAYTLFRRLDDLAYGAGLWQGALSHRDFGALRPVITNKT, from the coding sequence ATGACCGCGGTCGAGAAGGAACTGCCGCCGACCGCTGCCGTCGACCACAGTCTGCCCGATGGTTTCCAGGTCCAGATCGACATGCGGTGCGCGCCGCACAAGGATCTCCGCTACCTCGTCGGCGGATCGCCCACCCGGATGCTCCGCCTCACCGACGCCGCGCTGGGGATGACATCGGCCGACGGCCGCATCGAGGTTGTCGACGCGGCCACCCGGAGTCTTGCGCGTCGTCTGCTCGACAGCGGAATTGCCAACCCCCGCCCCATGTTCGGGCCGCGACCCGAGAACGTCACGGTCGTGGTGCCGGTGCGCGGCAACCAGCCAGGGGTCGACCGTCTGCTGCAGGCCGTCTCCGGTGCGAAGGTGATCGTCGTCGACGACGGCTCCGACGTACCGCTGCGGGCGTGCGGCCGGGACGTCACGCTGATCCGTTTCGACGAGAATCGCGGTCCCTCGGCCGCCCGCAATGCGGGGGCCGCGGCGGCGACGACGGATTTCGTGGCCTTCCTCGACTCCGACGTGGTGCCCCCGGCGGATTGGCTGACCATGCTGCTGGGGCATTTCTCCGATCCGGCGGTCGGGATCGTGGCACCTCGGATCGTGGGGCTGAGTCGCGACGACTGCGATGTCTCGCTGTCCGAGCGCTACGAGAACGGGTATTCGTCGCTCGACATGGGCCCGAACGAGTGCTCCGTGGTTCCCGGCAGCCGGGTCCCGTATGTGCCGAGTGCTGCAATGTTGGTGCGGCGTAGCGCCTTTCAGGACTTCGACGAGACTCTGCGGGTCGCCGAGGACGTCGACCTGTGCTGGCGGACGCACAAGGCGGGCTGGCGGGTCCGCTACGACCCGGTCGCCCAGGTGTCCCACGACCACCGGACCGGGATGCGGTCGGTGCTCGACCGCCGACGGTACTACGGAACCGGCGCGTCCTATCTCGCGGACCGGCACGGTGGATTCGCCGCCCCCGTCGTGATGTCAGTGCCGATGGCTGTTGCGGTGGTCGCGCTGATGACCCGGACGAAGATCGGCCTGGCGATCGCCATGATCATCCTCGGGCAGATCGGCATGCGCCTTCGACGACGGCTCGGCGAGCTGCCCGATGCGCCGATCGTCGCGACGCAGATGACCGGGCGAGCGGTCGGGTTCGGACTCCTGCAAGCGGCCGGGGCGATCTGTCGGCATTACTGGCCGGTGGCGGTGATCCTCGCGATCGTGTCCGCGCGCTTCCGCCGACTCGCGGTGGAGGTCGCGATCGCGGAGGGCATGGTCTCGTGGGTCCGCCAGGTGGTGGCCGAACCCGAAGCCGGACCGGCGCTCGGACCGGTCGCCTACACCCTTTTCCGGCGTCTCGACGATCTCGCCTACGGCGCCGGGCTGTGGCAAGGAGCATTGAGCCACCGCGATTTCGGTGCCCTGCGGCCGGTGATCACCAACAAGACATGA
- the mftE gene encoding mycofactocin biosynthesis peptidyl-dipeptidase MftE, with the protein MERRAALGQLCWPQLSDRSVTLLVPLGATEQHGPHLPLDTDSRIATAVAGRAAERFSVADGGEEPRLVAAAPAINYGASGEHEGFPGTISVGHEALHLLLVEYGRSACRWADRVVFVNGHGGNGPTLAAAVDTLRYEGRDAAWFPCATPGADAHAGITETSVLLHFSPEDVSLSAAEVGNVTPVSALLPAMRAGGVAAVSTNGVLGDPTGASAEHGASVTDALVTALVTAVGSWSVGESGRLA; encoded by the coding sequence ATGGAGCGTCGGGCCGCACTGGGACAGTTGTGCTGGCCTCAACTGTCGGATCGATCGGTCACCCTTCTGGTCCCGCTGGGCGCCACCGAGCAGCACGGTCCGCATCTCCCGCTCGACACCGACAGCAGGATCGCGACGGCCGTCGCCGGCCGCGCTGCCGAACGATTCTCTGTTGCCGACGGCGGGGAGGAGCCCCGACTCGTGGCGGCCGCCCCCGCCATCAACTACGGTGCGAGCGGTGAGCACGAGGGCTTCCCGGGGACCATCTCGGTCGGGCACGAGGCCCTGCACCTCCTCCTGGTGGAGTACGGCCGCAGCGCCTGCCGCTGGGCGGACCGTGTGGTCTTCGTCAACGGACACGGCGGCAACGGGCCGACGCTGGCCGCCGCGGTGGACACCCTGCGCTACGAAGGTCGCGACGCCGCCTGGTTCCCCTGCGCCACTCCGGGGGCCGATGCGCACGCCGGGATCACCGAAACCTCTGTGCTGCTGCACTTTTCGCCGGAGGACGTCAGCCTCTCCGCTGCCGAGGTCGGAAACGTCACCCCCGTTTCCGCGTTGCTGCCCGCGATGCGCGCCGGCGGTGTCGCCGCGGTGAGCACCAACGGCGTGCTGGGTGATCCGACCGGCGCGAGCGCGGAGCACGGCGCGAGCGTGACCGACGCGCTGGTCACCGCGCTGGTCACGGCCGTCGGATCGTGGTCGGTCGGAGAGTCGGGGCGACTCGCATGA
- a CDS encoding mycofactocin-coupled SDR family oxidoreductase — MGQFDGKVVYITGIARGQGRNHALRFAREGAAIIGLDIAGPVAEHATYPSATTDDFAETIRLVEEAGGKILARQGDTRDLAFQQELVADGVEQFGGLDHVIANAGILTWGKVWELSEEQFTDVVDVNLVGTWKTLKATIPAMLEAGNGGSIVVISSVAGLKAMPLQASYSASKFGLRGLTQTAAKELGHYRIRVNSVHPYAVDTPMGVADTEAHRIFGMPWVTPHLTSVLDYHPVASLDEISDAVLYLSSDGAKAITGAEFQIDMGNSKV; from the coding sequence ATGGGCCAATTCGACGGCAAGGTCGTCTACATCACCGGTATCGCACGTGGGCAGGGCCGGAATCATGCCCTGCGATTCGCACGCGAGGGCGCGGCAATCATCGGTCTCGACATCGCCGGTCCGGTGGCCGAGCACGCCACCTATCCGTCGGCGACCACCGACGACTTCGCCGAGACGATCCGGCTCGTCGAGGAGGCCGGGGGTAAAATTCTTGCCCGCCAGGGTGATACACGCGACCTCGCGTTCCAGCAAGAACTGGTCGCCGACGGGGTCGAACAGTTCGGCGGTCTCGACCACGTGATCGCCAACGCGGGCATCCTCACGTGGGGCAAAGTGTGGGAACTCTCCGAGGAGCAGTTCACCGACGTCGTCGACGTCAACCTGGTCGGCACGTGGAAGACCCTGAAGGCGACCATCCCCGCGATGCTCGAGGCAGGCAACGGCGGTTCCATCGTCGTGATCAGTTCCGTGGCAGGGCTGAAGGCCATGCCGTTGCAGGCGTCGTACTCGGCCTCGAAGTTCGGACTGCGCGGTCTCACCCAGACGGCGGCCAAGGAACTCGGGCATTACCGGATCCGGGTCAACAGCGTCCACCCCTACGCGGTCGACACCCCGATGGGGGTCGCCGACACCGAGGCGCACCGGATCTTCGGTATGCCTTGGGTGACACCACATCTGACCTCCGTGCTCGACTACCACCCGGTGGCCTCGTTGGACGAGATCTCCGATGCCGTGCTGTATCTGTCCTCGGACGGCGCCAAGGCGATCACCGGGGCGGAGTTCCAGATCGACATGGGCAACTCCAAAGTCTGA
- a CDS encoding CynX/NimT family MFS transporter, which yields MLVAANLRPPVVSVAPLVDDIMGDLGFSSAAAGLLTTLPVLFFGFSAPIAPRIAARYGIERTIFGSLIFLILGMGLRFVPNITSLLLGSAVIGTAIGICNVVLPALIKRDFAHRSGLMTGLYSMTLSGGAAVAAALTIPIDDLDDGNWRLTLTSWTLLAVVALVVWVPQLTRVHRVAVTSTPTSLWRNRIAWAITIFMASQSIIFYTFSAWLPQYLIDHGRTAGEAGTTLAIGQVVALTASLLIPIVAGRFADQRAITLGVVAVCAAGFIGLVTVHVWTTLWVIMIMFGPGASISLVLLFMVLRSPSTVATGQVSGMAQSVGYVVAAIGPIAIGALHDVTGSWNLAMSVLGLALVPQALSTLLAAKNVTMKA from the coding sequence ATGCTCGTGGCCGCCAACCTTCGCCCGCCGGTGGTCTCGGTGGCGCCGCTGGTCGACGACATCATGGGCGACCTCGGGTTCAGCAGTGCGGCAGCCGGATTGCTGACCACTCTGCCGGTGCTGTTCTTCGGGTTCAGCGCCCCGATCGCGCCACGCATCGCCGCGCGGTACGGGATCGAACGGACCATCTTCGGCTCGCTGATCTTCCTGATCCTGGGCATGGGTCTGCGATTCGTACCGAACATTACGAGTCTGCTCCTGGGCTCGGCGGTGATCGGAACGGCGATCGGCATCTGCAACGTGGTGCTGCCCGCACTCATCAAACGCGATTTCGCACACCGCTCGGGTCTGATGACGGGGCTGTACTCGATGACGCTCTCGGGCGGGGCGGCGGTCGCCGCCGCCCTGACCATCCCGATCGACGATCTGGACGACGGCAACTGGCGCCTGACGCTGACGTCGTGGACGCTGCTCGCGGTGGTGGCGCTGGTTGTCTGGGTTCCGCAGCTGACTCGGGTCCATCGAGTGGCAGTGACCAGCACGCCCACGTCCTTGTGGCGGAACCGGATCGCCTGGGCCATAACGATCTTCATGGCTTCACAATCGATCATCTTCTACACCTTCAGTGCGTGGCTGCCCCAGTACCTCATCGACCACGGCCGGACAGCGGGCGAGGCCGGGACCACTCTGGCCATCGGCCAGGTCGTGGCGTTGACCGCCTCACTGCTGATCCCCATCGTCGCCGGAAGGTTCGCCGATCAGCGGGCCATCACCCTGGGTGTGGTGGCCGTGTGCGCGGCAGGGTTCATCGGGCTGGTGACCGTTCACGTGTGGACGACGCTCTGGGTCATCATGATCATGTTCGGTCCGGGCGCCTCGATCAGCCTGGTGCTGTTGTTCATGGTGCTGCGAAGCCCGTCGACGGTGGCCACCGGCCAGGTGTCGGGGATGGCCCAGTCGGTCGGCTATGTGGTGGCCGCGATCGGTCCGATCGCGATCGGCGCTCTGCACGACGTCACCGGGTCCTGGAATCTGGCGATGTCTGTGCTGGGGCTGGCCCTCGTCCCGCAGGCGCTGTCCACACTGCTCGCGGCGAAGAACGTCACGATGAAGGCCTGA
- a CDS encoding PPOX class F420-dependent oxidoreductase: MAASLDDPDIREFLTGGTRTGHLGYLAADGRPLAAPVWFVLDGDRIAFNTGSGTSKARCMQRDSRVVLTVDLPEPPYAFVQIQGRAVTADDLDEVKRIATLCGARYMGADRAEEFGDRNGVPGELVVWIEPTKVIASLDVSG, translated from the coding sequence ATGGCCGCATCCCTGGACGATCCCGACATCCGTGAGTTCCTGACCGGCGGTACCCGGACGGGCCACCTCGGTTACCTCGCCGCCGACGGCAGGCCGCTCGCCGCGCCGGTCTGGTTTGTGCTGGACGGGGACCGCATTGCCTTCAACACGGGGTCGGGCACATCGAAAGCCCGCTGCATGCAACGAGATTCGCGCGTGGTCTTGACGGTCGACCTCCCCGAGCCGCCGTACGCCTTCGTTCAGATCCAAGGCCGGGCGGTGACCGCTGACGATCTCGACGAGGTGAAGCGGATCGCGACACTCTGCGGTGCGCGCTACATGGGAGCCGACCGTGCCGAAGAGTTCGGCGACCGCAACGGGGTCCCCGGCGAGCTCGTGGTGTGGATCGAGCCGACCAAGGTGATCGCCTCGCTCGACGTCTCGGGGTGA
- a CDS encoding FadR/GntR family transcriptional regulator, with amino-acid sequence MNDVITPPRRTSELVVDRMRDLIRSGEWAVGERIPPEPALVAMFGVGRNTIREAVRALEHAGMLVPRRGDGTYVRSRNLLAAAIESCVPGSAQHDLLGARRAIEVEAAAAAAQSASAEEVAGLRMRLRAAEHAFAIGDVAGYTQEDIAFHATLVEISGNRLLLELYDGIVEVMQRLHESVVEATLAAGDHPSGHVGVVDAIEAGDAAAARAAVHSYLDAALRGLA; translated from the coding sequence ATGAACGACGTGATCACCCCGCCGCGACGGACCAGCGAGCTCGTGGTGGACCGGATGCGGGATCTCATCAGGTCCGGTGAGTGGGCAGTAGGTGAGCGGATCCCTCCCGAACCGGCCCTCGTGGCGATGTTCGGTGTGGGGCGCAACACGATCCGCGAGGCGGTACGAGCTCTGGAACATGCCGGAATGCTCGTCCCGCGGCGCGGCGACGGTACTTATGTGCGTAGTCGCAACCTGCTTGCGGCGGCGATCGAGAGCTGCGTTCCGGGGTCGGCCCAGCACGACCTGCTCGGCGCGCGTCGGGCCATCGAGGTCGAGGCTGCGGCTGCCGCCGCCCAGAGTGCCTCGGCCGAGGAGGTCGCCGGGTTGCGCATGCGTCTGCGGGCCGCGGAGCATGCTTTCGCCATCGGTGATGTGGCGGGATATACGCAGGAGGACATAGCATTTCACGCCACGTTGGTCGAGATCTCGGGCAATCGTCTGCTGCTCGAACTCTACGACGGCATCGTGGAGGTGATGCAGCGCCTGCACGAAAGTGTCGTGGAGGCAACGTTGGCGGCCGGTGATCATCCATCTGGCCACGTCGGCGTGGTCGACGCGATCGAGGCCGGTGATGCAGCTGCCGCCCGGGCCGCGGTCCATTCCTACCTCGATGCGGCGCTGCGGGGGCTGGCTTGA
- a CDS encoding CaiB/BaiF CoA transferase family protein → MTSTAPRSSGKSGPLSAIRVVEFAGIGPGPHAAMLLADLGADVIRVQRPGSLPAPDRNADALLRGRRVVEANLKDAGDRDTILRLVTKADVVLEGFRPGVMERLGFGPDDLSAINPGLVYGRMTGWGQEGPRADRAGHDINYISLTGMLHAIGRKEDRPVPPLNLAGDFGGGSMFLVMGVLAALLERQTSGNGQVVDAAMVDGASVLGQMMWAFRGTGLWSDARGVNMLDTGAPYYEVYETSDGKYMAVGAIEPQFYAELLTGLGLADADLPDQNDIANWPKLKEVFTDTFKSRTRDEWTKVFDGTDACTSPVLDFGEAPADPHMAARANLVEIDGVMQAQVAPRFSRTSPETPTGPVREATDPATLWQD, encoded by the coding sequence ATGACGTCAACGGCGCCGCGCAGCAGCGGAAAGAGTGGGCCCCTCAGCGCAATCCGTGTGGTCGAGTTCGCGGGCATCGGACCCGGCCCACATGCGGCGATGCTGCTGGCCGACCTCGGGGCCGACGTGATTCGCGTGCAGCGTCCGGGCTCGCTGCCGGCACCCGACCGCAACGCGGATGCGCTCCTGCGTGGCCGCCGGGTCGTCGAGGCGAACCTGAAGGATGCCGGGGACCGCGACACCATCCTGCGCCTGGTCACCAAGGCCGATGTGGTGCTGGAGGGCTTCCGGCCTGGGGTGATGGAACGACTCGGCTTCGGACCCGACGATCTGTCGGCCATCAATCCCGGCCTGGTCTACGGGCGGATGACCGGCTGGGGCCAGGAGGGCCCGCGTGCCGACCGCGCCGGACACGACATCAACTACATCTCACTGACCGGAATGCTGCACGCCATCGGCCGCAAAGAGGATCGCCCCGTGCCGCCGCTCAATCTCGCCGGCGATTTCGGTGGCGGATCGATGTTCCTCGTCATGGGAGTCCTCGCCGCGCTCCTCGAACGACAGACCTCGGGCAACGGACAGGTCGTCGACGCCGCCATGGTCGACGGTGCGTCGGTGCTCGGCCAGATGATGTGGGCCTTCCGCGGGACCGGACTCTGGAGCGACGCGCGCGGCGTGAACATGCTCGACACCGGCGCGCCGTACTACGAGGTCTACGAGACCTCCGATGGCAAGTACATGGCGGTCGGTGCGATCGAACCGCAGTTCTACGCCGAATTGCTGACCGGACTGGGCCTGGCCGACGCCGACCTGCCCGACCAGAACGATATTGCCAACTGGCCCAAGCTCAAAGAGGTGTTCACCGACACCTTCAAGTCGCGGACCCGCGACGAGTGGACAAAGGTCTTCGACGGTACGGACGCCTGCACCTCACCGGTCCTCGACTTCGGCGAGGCGCCGGCCGATCCGCACATGGCGGCACGCGCCAACCTCGTCGAGATCGACGGCGTGATGCAGGCACAGGTCGCTCCCCGCTTCTCCCGCACATCGCCGGAGACCCCCACGGGCCCGGTCCGCGAGGCGACCGACCCCGCCACCCTCTGGCAAGACTGA
- the mftG gene encoding mycofactocin system GMC family oxidoreductase MftG, with the protein MTLGDLPATADVVIVGAGSAGCVVAERLSRDPDRTVLLIERGSSQWPTEAVRDLRGLPIAFGSPYAVSHEEPSGLAVVRGRGLGGSSSVNGGYFMRWHAGDFADWPSGWRPDEIGASYAELDGRGGTMSVSPFTDDELAEVATRFESYWSDIVPVRPPADAWPIVGLNRVRSNRDGMVRRTAAEAYLRGALDRTNLTICADAEVAGLRRSGAEVTGVVVGDAVVGTGEVILCAGAIGTAVILLRSGLAGAADRDVLAVREHREVLVHYRSRVDGPPTALLQSVVHTADDLEIRCYSSDMARYVEGLPPVGPAIGVAAMRPGTRGAVRVIGGDPIVDLGVVDLAEAARLERGVAAVTDMLRSAVFADIVEPGSVAVDPVVRTSQHAWGSMPMGTRTDELGGVSGVRGLRIVDGSILPTAGRSGPHATIMMLACRIAAVLADR; encoded by the coding sequence ATGACCCTCGGCGATCTCCCCGCGACCGCCGATGTGGTGATCGTCGGCGCCGGGAGCGCGGGGTGTGTGGTCGCGGAGCGGTTGTCCCGCGATCCGGACCGGACCGTCCTCCTGATCGAGCGCGGATCGTCGCAATGGCCCACCGAAGCGGTTCGCGATCTCCGCGGCCTGCCGATCGCCTTCGGTTCGCCCTATGCCGTTTCGCACGAGGAGCCATCGGGCCTCGCCGTGGTCCGCGGTCGCGGGCTGGGCGGGTCTTCCTCGGTGAACGGCGGTTACTTCATGAGGTGGCATGCCGGCGACTTCGCGGACTGGCCTTCCGGATGGCGCCCGGACGAGATCGGCGCCTCCTACGCAGAGCTGGACGGCCGCGGTGGGACGATGAGCGTGTCACCGTTCACCGACGACGAGCTGGCCGAGGTCGCTACCCGATTCGAATCCTATTGGAGCGACATCGTTCCGGTGCGACCGCCGGCCGACGCGTGGCCGATCGTCGGGCTCAACCGGGTACGGTCGAACCGGGACGGCATGGTGCGTCGTACTGCGGCGGAGGCGTACCTGCGTGGCGCGCTGGACCGGACGAATCTCACCATCTGTGCGGACGCCGAAGTCGCCGGGCTGCGGCGGTCCGGCGCCGAGGTCACCGGGGTCGTCGTGGGTGACGCCGTGGTCGGTACCGGCGAGGTGATTCTCTGCGCAGGCGCGATCGGCACCGCCGTGATCCTGCTGCGGTCGGGACTCGCAGGGGCTGCCGATCGCGATGTCCTGGCCGTCCGTGAGCACCGCGAGGTGCTGGTTCACTACCGTAGCCGTGTCGACGGCCCGCCGACCGCGTTGCTGCAGTCGGTGGTCCACACCGCCGATGATCTCGAGATACGTTGCTACAGCAGTGATATGGCTCGCTACGTCGAAGGTCTTCCGCCGGTCGGGCCCGCCATCGGCGTCGCCGCGATGCGTCCGGGTACCCGAGGCGCGGTACGCGTCATCGGTGGCGATCCGATCGTCGATCTCGGTGTCGTCGACTTGGCGGAGGCAGCCCGGCTCGAGCGGGGCGTGGCGGCGGTGACCGACATGCTGCGGTCTGCCGTGTTCGCCGACATCGTCGAGCCCGGTTCGGTGGCGGTCGACCCCGTCGTACGGACCTCGCAGCATGCGTGGGGCAGCATGCCCATGGGAACCCGTACCGACGAGCTCGGCGGTGTCTCCGGGGTCCGAGGTCTACGGATCGTCGACGGATCGATCCTGCCGACCGCTGGGCGCAGCGGGCCGCACGCCACGATCATGATGCTCGCATGCCGAATCGCTGCCGTGCTGGCTGATCGCTGA
- a CDS encoding 8-oxoguanine deaminase, producing the protein MAEKPCDLLISNAYIYVDTDWEVPDGWIAISDGRVHSIGTATDETPDARTRIDAQGKLVTPGLINVHHHMYQNLTRSFAPVVNAGLFDWLTTLYPLWAQIDDEAVYLSTWVAMAELLLGGCTLSSDHMYLHPRDGLIDAQIRASRDLGFRFYANRGSMTRSTADGGLPPVQVVQEPDVILADSERLIDKFHDPSPGAMSRVALAPCSPFSVTAQLMSDTAALAESRDVRLHTHLAEDHDELAYCQEVYGMSPVDYFDSVGWMQSRSWVAHFIYPSDDEQARMGAAGVGVAHCPSSNMLIGGGTADVARLRALGAPVGLGCDGSASTDHGSMWLEARAALTLGRYRGGSTAMTARDVLNIATRGSAACLGWDDETGHLSPGACADLVIWTGSAMALAGAITDPVEAWLRCGPMSADTTIVAGRILVRDGQIQNSAASDIVTAHTVEARRIQGVAV; encoded by the coding sequence ATGGCCGAGAAGCCGTGCGATCTGCTGATCAGCAACGCCTACATCTACGTCGACACCGACTGGGAAGTCCCCGACGGTTGGATCGCCATCTCGGATGGTCGCGTCCACAGCATCGGGACGGCCACCGACGAGACCCCCGACGCGAGGACCCGGATCGACGCCCAGGGAAAACTTGTCACGCCCGGCCTGATCAACGTCCACCACCACATGTATCAGAACCTGACCCGTTCATTTGCGCCGGTGGTCAACGCCGGACTCTTCGACTGGCTGACCACGCTCTACCCGCTGTGGGCGCAGATCGACGACGAGGCCGTCTACCTGTCCACCTGGGTCGCGATGGCGGAACTGTTACTCGGCGGTTGCACCCTGTCGTCCGACCACATGTACCTGCATCCGCGAGATGGGTTGATAGACGCGCAGATCCGAGCTTCGCGTGATCTCGGATTCCGTTTCTACGCCAATCGGGGCTCGATGACCCGCTCCACTGCCGACGGCGGGTTGCCACCCGTGCAGGTCGTCCAGGAACCCGACGTGATCCTCGCCGATTCCGAGCGGCTCATCGACAAATTTCACGACCCCTCGCCGGGCGCGATGTCGCGCGTCGCGCTGGCGCCGTGCTCGCCGTTCTCGGTCACCGCCCAACTCATGTCGGATACCGCGGCCCTGGCCGAGAGCCGCGACGTCCGCCTGCACACCCACCTGGCCGAAGATCACGACGAACTGGCGTACTGCCAGGAGGTGTACGGCATGAGCCCGGTCGACTACTTCGACAGCGTGGGCTGGATGCAATCACGTTCCTGGGTGGCACATTTCATCTATCCATCCGACGACGAACAGGCGCGGATGGGCGCGGCCGGAGTCGGGGTCGCGCACTGCCCGAGTTCGAACATGCTCATCGGTGGCGGAACCGCCGACGTCGCGCGGCTTCGCGCACTCGGCGCTCCGGTCGGCCTCGGGTGCGACGGGTCGGCGTCCACGGATCACGGGTCGATGTGGCTCGAGGCCCGTGCCGCTCTGACGCTGGGTCGCTACCGGGGCGGATCGACCGCGATGACCGCCCGCGACGTGCTGAACATCGCGACGCGCGGCAGTGCGGCCTGCCTCGGCTGGGACGACGAGACCGGTCACCTGAGCCCCGGCGCGTGCGCCGACCTCGTCATCTGGACCGGCTCGGCCATGGCACTCGCCGGCGCGATCACCGACCCGGTGGAGGCGTGGTTGCGATGCGGCCCGATGTCGGCCGACACCACCATCGTGGCAGGCCGGATTCTCGTCCGCGACGGACAGATTCAGAATTCCGCCGCGTCCGACATCGTCACCGCACACACCGTCGAGGCTCGGCGTATCCAAGGAGTGGCAGTCTGA